In Fluviispira sanaruensis, a genomic segment contains:
- the nusA gene encoding transcription termination factor NusA — translation MQIDLKRVIETVGKEKNIDRQLLIGALREAVLTAARKHFGDCVFETRFNEETEEIELIRYRTVVADEELTNVSKQIPATEALQMDDSLQIGDEIGEPLPTDQLGRIAAQAAKQSIVQKVMEAEKEKIVREFRDKKHQIVIGQVRRFDKADIIVDLGPTEGVLPVREQIPGEKYKIRDKVIAFVIDVKKSTRGPQVMLSRAHPELLIRLFEQEVTEISEGVVVIQSAARDPGSRSKIAVYSTEPSIDPVGACVGIKGARVQAIVQELRGEKIDIIPYDRDPARFVCNALAPSEPSKVIVNERLHIMEVVVPDEHLSLAIGKRGQNVRLAAQLTGWKVDIRSETKMRELVQEYKNVIAQIPALGEMRAEILVNEGYKDPADISRMDPRSLVKLLRLTPEEAEQVIQGASELASQSDEQSDLASDEDLEGFHLGEPIIDEEIGETEEAEAAIDDIVAKTRPQPLLDPEKVDVKSVPVERLRYWMQLKGVAEHIAAVIHTAGFSDFSSVATSNADEIAYKTGLPVKLSGKLHAETTKIIGN, via the coding sequence ATGCAAATAGATTTGAAGCGTGTTATCGAAACTGTTGGCAAAGAAAAAAATATTGATCGTCAACTTCTTATTGGCGCATTGAGAGAAGCGGTTCTGACTGCGGCACGCAAGCATTTTGGTGATTGCGTTTTTGAAACACGCTTCAATGAAGAAACCGAAGAAATAGAACTTATTCGTTATAGAACTGTTGTGGCAGATGAAGAACTTACAAATGTAAGCAAACAAATTCCTGCTACTGAAGCTCTGCAAATGGACGATTCTTTGCAAATCGGTGATGAGATCGGTGAGCCTCTTCCAACTGACCAACTGGGTAGAATTGCTGCGCAAGCTGCAAAACAATCCATCGTGCAAAAAGTCATGGAAGCGGAAAAAGAAAAAATAGTCCGTGAATTTCGTGATAAAAAACACCAGATTGTCATTGGCCAGGTGCGCCGTTTCGACAAAGCCGACATAATTGTCGATCTTGGTCCAACGGAAGGTGTTCTGCCTGTGCGTGAACAAATCCCAGGTGAAAAATACAAAATCAGAGATAAAGTGATTGCCTTCGTCATCGATGTCAAAAAATCGACTCGTGGACCTCAGGTAATGCTCAGTCGTGCTCACCCAGAGCTTCTTATTCGTCTTTTTGAACAAGAAGTTACAGAAATTTCTGAAGGTGTTGTGGTTATTCAAAGTGCTGCTCGTGATCCTGGTAGCCGCTCTAAAATTGCAGTTTATAGCACGGAACCATCCATCGATCCCGTTGGTGCCTGTGTAGGTATTAAGGGAGCTCGTGTTCAAGCGATTGTGCAAGAACTCCGTGGCGAAAAAATAGATATTATTCCTTACGATCGTGACCCAGCTCGCTTTGTTTGCAACGCTCTGGCTCCTTCTGAACCATCAAAAGTGATTGTAAATGAACGCCTCCATATCATGGAAGTAGTTGTGCCCGACGAACATCTTTCTCTTGCGATTGGTAAGAGAGGACAAAATGTGCGTTTGGCAGCCCAATTAACAGGTTGGAAAGTTGACATCCGTTCTGAAACAAAAATGAGAGAACTTGTACAAGAATATAAGAATGTTATCGCGCAAATTCCTGCACTAGGTGAAATGCGCGCAGAAATTCTTGTCAACGAAGGCTATAAAGATCCTGCAGATATCTCTCGCATGGATCCAAGAAGTCTGGTAAAATTATTGCGTTTAACACCTGAAGAAGCTGAACAAGTTATTCAAGGGGCCTCTGAGCTTGCTTCTCAGTCAGATGAGCAATCCGATCTTGCTTCGGATGAAGATCTTGAAGGTTTCCATTTAGGTGAACCCATTATCGATGAAGAAATTGGTGAAACTGAAGAAGCTGAAGCTGCCATTGACGATATCGTTGCTAAAACTCGTCCTCAACCACTTCTCGACCCAGAAAAGGTTGATGTGAAATCGGTACCTGTTGAACGTCTTCGCTATTGGATGCAATTGAAAGGTGTTGCTGAGCACATTGCCGCCGTTATTCATACTGCTGGTTTTTCTGATTTCAGCTCAGTTGCGACTTCAAACGCAGACGAAATTGCTTATAAAACAGGTCTACCTGTAAAACTTTCTGGAAAGCTACATGCTGAAACTACCAAGATTATTGGAAACTGA
- a CDS encoding YraN family protein, with amino-acid sequence MKDTKYRKRLGEWGETQVDIWLEKHQWIPIQKNLKLKRGEIDRIYSSNKEGKDNHLCFAEIKTNTITSYKTLFEIFSEIGIKKYIKSHQIRNLRYFSENLFLRYQAKIYIRIFIILKIKFKFNKSCLLNLNSSIKICFICDEFIILSIEPEFTNLNIKKNILEVLI; translated from the coding sequence ATGAAAGATACGAAATACCGAAAAAGGCTCGGAGAATGGGGGGAAACCCAGGTTGATATATGGCTTGAAAAACACCAATGGATACCTATACAAAAAAACCTTAAATTAAAAAGAGGAGAAATCGATCGCATATATTCCTCAAATAAAGAAGGTAAAGATAACCATTTATGTTTTGCAGAAATAAAAACAAATACTATTACATCATATAAAACACTATTTGAAATATTTTCCGAAATAGGTATTAAAAAATATATCAAATCCCATCAAATAAGGAACTTACGATATTTTTCCGAGAATTTATTTTTAAGATATCAAGCAAAAATATACATAAGAATATTCATTATACTTAAAATTAAATTTAAATTCAATAAGAGCTGTTTATTAAATTTAAATTCTTCCATAAAAATATGCTTTATATGCGATGAATTTATAATTCTCTCTATTGAACCTGAGTTTACAAATCTTAATATTAAAAAAAACATACTAGAAGTTTTAATTTAA
- the trxB gene encoding thioredoxin-disulfide reductase produces the protein MEKIVIIGSGPSGLTAAIYSARAALSPVVISGMQPGGQLTTTSVIENWPGFVDGIDGNKLMSDMREQAEKVGARFETGEVKNIERTKDGTFVIKREYEEDIHAKVVIIATGASAITLPLPNKDKLMGYGLSTCAVCDGFFYRNKKVAVVGGGDSAMEEATYLAKLASEVILIHRSDKFRASKAMQERVIANPKIKIIYNTEVVDTLANEQGLTGIVVKENGGKIDNITVDGLFMAIGHHPNTTFVKELVQMDEKGYILTQNGTHTNIPGIFAAGDVEDKLYRQAITAAGRGCQAALQAEKFIEGIQH, from the coding sequence ATGGAAAAAATCGTCATAATCGGCTCAGGTCCTTCTGGCCTAACTGCAGCTATATATTCAGCACGAGCAGCGCTCTCTCCTGTTGTCATCAGTGGAATGCAACCCGGTGGTCAATTGACTACGACAAGTGTCATAGAAAACTGGCCTGGTTTTGTGGATGGTATTGACGGTAATAAACTCATGAGTGATATGCGTGAGCAAGCAGAAAAAGTCGGCGCGCGCTTTGAAACGGGTGAAGTTAAAAATATCGAAAGAACAAAGGATGGTACGTTTGTCATCAAGCGTGAATACGAAGAAGATATTCATGCAAAAGTTGTTATTATCGCAACAGGTGCATCTGCAATCACACTTCCTTTGCCAAATAAAGATAAATTAATGGGCTATGGTCTCTCAACTTGCGCAGTGTGTGATGGGTTTTTCTATCGCAATAAAAAAGTTGCTGTCGTGGGTGGGGGCGACAGTGCTATGGAAGAAGCAACATATTTAGCAAAACTTGCGAGCGAAGTTATTTTAATTCACCGCAGTGATAAATTCCGCGCAAGCAAAGCTATGCAAGAACGCGTTATTGCAAACCCAAAAATAAAAATCATTTATAACACTGAAGTTGTTGATACCCTTGCTAATGAACAAGGGCTAACAGGAATTGTAGTAAAAGAAAACGGTGGAAAAATAGATAACATAACTGTGGATGGATTATTTATGGCAATTGGTCATCATCCAAATACAACTTTTGTAAAAGAATTAGTGCAGATGGATGAAAAAGGTTATATTTTAACCCAAAACGGAACACATACAAATATCCCGGGAATTTTCGCAGCTGGTGACGTTGAAGATAAACTTTATCGTCAAGCTATTACAGCAGCAGGAAGAGGCTGCCAAGCGGCACTTCAAGCAGAAAAATTTATTGAAGGTATTCAACATTAA
- a CDS encoding S66 family peptidase — MHTIKIIKPKKIKLGDTVGIFTPSFPANVTFKEKYLHGISELKRIGFNVIEGDLTRKSINQGYRSGAPQERAQEFMDLIKNSNVDFLMSTIGGYNSSSMLEYLDFEEIRTQRKIIVGYSDVTALHMAILTQAQLSTFYGPAVVPTFGEWPHVLKESFASFFVMGSDSSMINYTLPIFEKWSNHFRDATTHEWKSVDREYFPNAGYKVLSPGVVDGSVVIANLNTLCSLAGTKYFPDLNNKILLIEEQDAPFAEEERSLTQLKIMGIFNIIKGLIIGKAELLNSQGAPFNYDELIMEVVGTKKYPIISHFDCGHTHPMHTMAQMISIKLDASTSDVKIKILESAVE; from the coding sequence ATGCATACAATAAAAATTATAAAACCTAAAAAAATTAAACTGGGAGACACTGTTGGAATATTTACTCCTTCATTTCCAGCAAATGTTACTTTTAAAGAAAAATATTTACATGGTATTTCTGAATTAAAAAGAATTGGATTTAATGTAATTGAAGGCGATTTAACAAGAAAAAGCATTAACCAAGGTTATCGTTCTGGCGCTCCGCAAGAAAGAGCACAAGAGTTTATGGATTTAATTAAAAATAGCAATGTTGATTTTTTAATGTCGACAATTGGTGGATATAATTCTTCTTCTATGCTTGAATATTTAGATTTTGAAGAAATAAGAACACAAAGAAAAATTATTGTAGGCTACAGTGACGTGACTGCTTTGCATATGGCTATTTTAACCCAAGCCCAGTTATCGACTTTTTATGGCCCAGCTGTTGTGCCAACCTTTGGTGAATGGCCACATGTTTTAAAAGAAAGTTTTGCATCTTTTTTTGTGATGGGTTCAGATAGCAGTATGATAAATTACACGCTCCCTATTTTTGAAAAATGGAGCAATCATTTTCGCGACGCTACAACGCATGAATGGAAATCCGTTGATAGAGAGTATTTTCCAAATGCAGGCTACAAGGTGCTGTCACCTGGAGTTGTCGATGGATCTGTCGTAATTGCGAATTTAAATACCCTATGTTCACTTGCAGGGACAAAATATTTTCCCGATTTGAATAATAAAATTTTATTGATTGAAGAACAAGATGCTCCATTTGCTGAAGAAGAACGTTCGCTCACTCAATTAAAAATAATGGGTATTTTTAATATTATTAAAGGACTCATAATTGGAAAAGCTGAATTATTAAATAGCCAAGGCGCACCTTTTAATTATGACGAATTAATCATGGAGGTGGTCGGCACAAAAAAATATCCAATAATAAGTCATTTCGATTGTGGTCATACACATCCCATGCACACAATGGCGCAAATGATTTCTATAAAATTGGATGCGTCAACAAGTGATGTGAAAATAAAAATACTAGAATCTGCGGTGGAATGA
- a CDS encoding SDR family oxidoreductase, translating to MKSLSNALFWLTGASSGIGYAVAKELAEQNAGIIISSRNADKIDDKISELKELGATSVETVALDLSDGKFEKKIKDILQARKLNGVLLNGGGFPGKKTSEHAFQDFIEGNKIMLAGPAQFLLNILPYMKHHKSSVVAITSTSVKEPIATLDLSAIYRSGLVIFLKNLAHEIGHTGIRINNVAPGATSTEHLENIIEKTAQNNKTSVKEVRSQWENRAALKRMAKPEEIAKVVCFLMSKDASFINGQTIVVDGCSTKSYL from the coding sequence ATGAAATCTTTATCAAATGCTCTTTTCTGGTTAACAGGTGCGTCCTCAGGCATAGGTTATGCTGTTGCAAAAGAACTTGCTGAACAAAATGCAGGAATAATTATTTCGTCACGTAATGCCGACAAAATTGATGATAAAATTAGCGAATTAAAAGAATTGGGGGCAACGAGTGTTGAAACTGTGGCACTCGATTTAAGTGATGGAAAATTTGAAAAAAAGATAAAAGATATTTTACAGGCACGCAAATTAAATGGTGTTTTATTAAATGGTGGGGGTTTTCCAGGCAAGAAAACATCGGAACACGCCTTTCAAGACTTTATTGAAGGCAATAAAATAATGCTTGCAGGGCCAGCCCAATTTTTATTAAATATACTTCCCTATATGAAGCATCATAAATCGAGTGTTGTTGCTATAACAAGCACGTCTGTAAAAGAGCCTATTGCAACGCTTGATTTATCTGCCATTTATCGTTCTGGTCTAGTTATATTTCTGAAAAATCTTGCCCATGAAATTGGCCACACAGGTATACGCATAAATAATGTTGCACCTGGTGCAACATCCACGGAACACTTGGAGAATATAATAGAAAAAACTGCGCAGAATAATAAAACTTCAGTTAAGGAAGTTAGATCACAATGGGAAAATAGAGCTGCTTTAAAAAGAATGGCCAAACCAGAAGAAATTGCCAAAGTGGTTTGTTTCCTTATGTCAAAGGATGCTTCATTTATAAATGGCCAAACAATTGTTGTGGATGGATGTTCGACAAAATCGTATTTATAA
- a CDS encoding tyrosine-protein phosphatase → MSKKKKIIIALTSVLVIAAVLVSFIGYIYKRDKSKYEPKLWVGLLDYRLNFRDVGESLNQCLKKDIYKTGLVYRSNKYFSGWSCDKINNPDKIYTLNFSPSDPHSFYCEKEDGTRLFGSHPNTDFVISDIENLENWKRPEFKNSMCQLFKSALVDITQNKSFLFHCDVGRDRTGTFAAMIAMMLSEEKNIANENVIESIECDYEKTSALESFKKGRMENFLKEMVEQGGVSQFIQTQCDLSSELIVQAADNFIK, encoded by the coding sequence ATGTCAAAAAAGAAAAAGATAATAATTGCTTTGACTTCTGTTCTAGTGATTGCCGCAGTCCTCGTATCATTCATAGGCTATATTTATAAGCGCGATAAAAGCAAATATGAACCCAAACTTTGGGTAGGTTTATTGGATTATAGATTAAACTTCAGAGATGTTGGCGAGAGTCTTAATCAGTGTCTTAAAAAGGATATATACAAAACAGGTCTCGTTTATCGATCGAATAAGTATTTTTCAGGGTGGAGTTGCGATAAGATCAACAATCCAGATAAAATCTATACATTGAATTTTAGCCCATCGGATCCGCATTCTTTTTACTGTGAAAAAGAAGATGGAACTCGACTCTTTGGCTCACATCCAAATACTGATTTTGTCATAAGTGATATTGAAAACCTTGAGAATTGGAAAAGACCAGAATTTAAAAACTCGATGTGCCAACTTTTTAAGAGTGCTCTTGTCGATATCACGCAAAATAAAAGTTTTCTTTTTCACTGTGATGTAGGGCGTGATAGAACAGGTACTTTTGCGGCAATGATAGCGATGATGCTCTCTGAGGAAAAAAATATTGCTAATGAAAATGTAATTGAATCGATTGAATGTGATTATGAAAAAACCAGCGCACTTGAAAGTTTTAAAAAGGGAAGAATGGAAAACTTTTTAAAAGAAATGGTTGAGCAGGGAGGAGTTTCGCAATTTATTCAAACTCAGTGCGACCTAAGTTCTGAACTTATTGTGCAAGCAGCAGATAACTTTATTAAGTAA
- the fabG gene encoding 3-oxoacyl-[acyl-carrier-protein] reductase, whose protein sequence is MKQIYAPTLLAGKVALVTGGSRGIGKAIALAFGALGAKVIINYAGNAQAAEATVGEIVRSGGIATCVQFDVSDFNLVQDTVKALEKEHGSIEILVNNAGVSRDNLFVKFKEEEWDNTLDTNLKGTFNCSRALAMSMMRKRAGKIINISSVVGLTGNAGQSAYAASKAGVIGFTKALALELAGRNVQINAIAPGYISTDMTSALSNEVLAKIIEKIPVQKVGDPIEVAKAAVFLASPSSSYMTGQTLAVDGGMTMH, encoded by the coding sequence ATGAAACAAATATATGCTCCTACTTTGCTTGCAGGCAAAGTTGCACTGGTGACTGGGGGATCCCGTGGAATAGGAAAGGCCATTGCTCTTGCTTTTGGCGCATTGGGAGCAAAGGTCATCATAAATTATGCTGGAAATGCTCAGGCAGCTGAAGCAACAGTCGGAGAAATCGTCCGCAGTGGTGGTATTGCGACCTGCGTCCAGTTCGATGTTTCTGATTTTAATCTCGTCCAAGACACAGTAAAAGCCCTTGAAAAAGAACATGGTAGCATAGAAATCCTTGTGAATAATGCCGGAGTCTCGCGCGATAATCTTTTTGTTAAATTTAAAGAAGAAGAATGGGACAATACCCTAGATACAAACTTAAAAGGCACTTTTAACTGCTCCAGAGCCCTTGCTATGAGCATGATGCGCAAACGTGCAGGTAAAATTATTAATATTTCTTCCGTTGTTGGCTTAACAGGCAATGCTGGACAATCGGCTTATGCTGCTAGTAAAGCGGGAGTAATAGGCTTCACCAAAGCCCTTGCTTTGGAATTGGCAGGCAGAAATGTGCAAATCAATGCTATAGCACCTGGATATATTTCAACAGATATGACAAGTGCTTTGAGCAATGAAGTTTTGGCAAAAATTATCGAAAAAATCCCTGTACAAAAAGTTGGTGACCCAATTGAAGTGGCAAAAGCAGCCGTCTTTTTAGCAAGTCCATCGTCGAGTTATATGACAGGTCAGACACTTGCTGTGGATGGCGGAATGACCATGCATTGA
- a CDS encoding sugar dehydrogenase complex small subunit yields the protein MNCLKRREFLSNLVMTFSVTSFAIQFSTFAEDDIDLLNKFMKISEKLTGNSELDIELGKKYLEYFMIDKNNRAKIFELHSYLNLKIPDFRKDLKKLSKEILLSWYTGIVKVNGSSRLVTYTGALSWTTLQGIKPQGFCGGEFGYWTKKPKMN from the coding sequence ATGAACTGTTTAAAAAGGCGAGAATTTTTATCAAATTTAGTAATGACTTTTTCTGTAACTTCGTTTGCGATTCAATTTTCAACATTTGCGGAAGACGATATTGATCTTCTGAATAAATTTATGAAGATTTCAGAAAAACTCACTGGTAATTCGGAATTAGATATAGAGTTAGGTAAGAAATATTTAGAATATTTCATGATAGATAAAAACAATAGAGCAAAAATATTTGAATTACACTCTTATTTAAATTTAAAAATCCCCGATTTTCGTAAAGATTTAAAAAAACTTTCAAAAGAAATTTTATTGAGTTGGTACACAGGAATTGTAAAAGTAAATGGATCGAGTCGTTTAGTAACTTATACTGGTGCTCTTTCTTGGACAACTTTGCAAGGGATTAAACCACAGGGATTTTGTGGAGGCGAGTTTGGCTATTGGACTAAAAAACCCAAAATGAACTGA
- a CDS encoding GMC family oxidoreductase: MENLSSDIVIVGSGIAGSLMAERLTHKGIKVLILEAGDNVDRGEAFNRYTNAVLKIPESAYMEQAHAPFPTTLNDKYFIQKGKEIFKSTYLRVAGGTTWHWQGATLRLLPNDFKMKSKFNVALDWPIEYKDLEKWYEEAEVELGTAGFNGEDLGSPRQNKYPLPEIPFSNLDQFMLKSLKKSEYKIVHTPQARNSIVYDLRSACCGSASCIPICPVQAKYDATVHLNKAIKNGARLITNAVACEVIADTLSKISEIKFKTKDGKKYLVKGKTFILAANAIENAKLLLMSKSEKYKNGIANSSDQVGRNLMDHPIVLAYALTPEPVFPYRSPLSTSGIDDTRDGTFRNSFASYRLQFGNDGWTFPIGGLNPFIESLIEKGFTGKDLEKTYRESVYRQVAISAMTEQLPDPENRILPSYENLDSIGIPRPEIYYSLDNYTHNSFKDSKKKMSEILKVTNCKNILTIEDFFGAGHVMGTHRMGKNPKKSVVDENLKSHDHPNLFILGAGVMPTTGTANPTLTIAALSLKCSHYILKQHYKV; this comes from the coding sequence ATGGAAAATTTGAGTTCTGATATTGTTATAGTCGGATCTGGAATAGCTGGCTCACTCATGGCGGAACGATTGACTCATAAAGGTATTAAAGTACTTATATTGGAAGCAGGAGATAATGTTGATAGAGGCGAGGCTTTCAATAGATATACAAATGCAGTTCTGAAAATTCCCGAATCAGCTTATATGGAACAAGCGCATGCACCGTTTCCAACAACGTTAAACGACAAATATTTTATTCAAAAAGGAAAAGAAATATTTAAAAGTACTTATTTAAGAGTTGCTGGAGGAACAACCTGGCATTGGCAAGGAGCTACCCTCCGTCTTCTGCCAAATGATTTTAAAATGAAAAGTAAATTCAATGTAGCCTTGGATTGGCCAATAGAATATAAAGATTTAGAGAAATGGTATGAAGAGGCTGAAGTTGAACTTGGTACGGCAGGTTTTAATGGTGAAGATTTAGGTTCTCCCAGACAAAATAAATACCCTCTGCCTGAAATTCCATTTTCTAATTTAGATCAATTTATGCTTAAATCTCTCAAAAAATCAGAATATAAAATTGTCCATACTCCTCAAGCGCGCAATTCTATAGTTTATGATTTGCGTTCTGCATGTTGTGGAAGTGCAAGTTGTATACCAATATGCCCCGTCCAAGCTAAATATGATGCCACTGTCCATTTGAATAAAGCAATAAAAAATGGAGCAAGACTCATTACAAATGCAGTTGCCTGTGAAGTAATTGCCGATACATTAAGTAAAATATCAGAGATTAAATTTAAAACGAAGGATGGTAAAAAATATTTGGTAAAAGGTAAAACTTTTATTTTAGCAGCAAATGCAATTGAAAATGCAAAATTATTATTAATGTCTAAAAGTGAAAAATACAAAAATGGCATTGCAAATTCAAGTGATCAGGTTGGTCGTAACCTTATGGATCATCCAATCGTGTTAGCTTATGCATTGACTCCTGAACCTGTGTTTCCTTATCGTTCCCCACTATCTACTTCTGGGATTGACGATACGCGTGATGGTACCTTTAGAAATAGCTTTGCATCTTATCGATTGCAGTTTGGCAATGATGGTTGGACATTTCCAATAGGGGGCTTGAATCCTTTTATTGAATCTTTAATAGAGAAAGGCTTTACAGGTAAAGATTTAGAAAAGACTTACAGAGAAAGTGTCTATCGTCAGGTTGCAATTTCTGCTATGACGGAGCAATTGCCAGATCCAGAGAATCGAATACTTCCTTCATATGAAAATTTAGATTCAATTGGAATTCCACGTCCAGAGATATATTACTCACTCGATAACTACACACATAATTCTTTTAAAGACTCAAAAAAGAAAATGTCTGAAATATTAAAAGTGACAAATTGTAAAAATATTCTAACGATCGAGGATTTTTTTGGTGCTGGTCATGTGATGGGCACGCATAGAATGGGTAAAAATCCCAAAAAATCTGTTGTAGATGAAAATTTAAAAAGTCATGATCATCCCAATCTTTTTATTCTAGGGGCAGGTGTAATGCCTACGACTGGCACTGCCAATCCCACACTTACTATAGCCGCTTTGTCACTAAAATGCAGTCACTATATTCTTAAACAACATTATAAGGTGTAA